A single region of the Bacillus cereus genome encodes:
- a CDS encoding ABC transporter permease — protein MNNRRFQTIKSSFTKNKFVLMGVIILSVLTIASLFAFISPYDPSKMSIPDRLQEPSMSHPFGTDDYGRDYLTRALYGGRVSLAVGFLAMVVSITIGTAVGTISGYFGGKLDNFLMRVVEVLMSIPSFFLMLLLNAYLKPGITTLVLIIGLLTWMDTARIVRAETLSVKEREYVLYAKVSGQKSLMIIVRHIIPNILSTIIIAATLTIASSILMESSLSFLGLGIREPDSSWGSMLNNAQGYIGEAWYLTLFPGFLILLTVLSFNVIGEALKKAFAPKGAGHEN, from the coding sequence ATGAATAATAGGAGATTTCAAACGATAAAAAGTAGTTTTACAAAAAATAAGTTTGTACTAATGGGAGTTATTATACTTAGTGTTTTAACAATAGCGTCTCTTTTCGCATTCATATCACCATATGATCCTAGCAAAATGTCGATTCCAGATCGTTTACAAGAACCGAGTATGAGTCATCCGTTCGGTACAGACGATTACGGAAGGGATTACTTAACGAGAGCGTTATATGGCGGAAGAGTTTCGCTTGCTGTTGGTTTTCTAGCGATGGTTGTTTCTATTACAATCGGCACGGCAGTTGGAACAATTAGCGGATATTTTGGCGGAAAGTTAGACAACTTCTTAATGCGAGTTGTTGAAGTTTTAATGTCAATTCCTTCATTCTTTTTAATGTTGTTATTAAATGCGTATTTAAAACCAGGAATTACAACGCTTGTTCTTATTATCGGACTATTAACGTGGATGGACACCGCGCGTATCGTAAGGGCAGAAACGTTATCTGTAAAAGAGCGTGAGTACGTTTTATATGCAAAAGTATCCGGACAAAAATCATTGATGATTATTGTAAGACACATCATTCCTAATATTTTATCGACCATTATTATCGCAGCGACATTAACAATTGCGTCATCGATTTTAATGGAATCATCACTTAGCTTCTTAGGATTAGGTATTCGTGAACCAGATTCTTCTTGGGGCAGCATGCTTAACAATGCGCAAGGATATATCGGCGAAGCCTGGTATTTAACACTCTTCCCAGGGTTCCTTATTCTATTAACAGTGTTGAGTTTTAACGTAATTGGTGAAGCGCTTAAGAAAGCTTTCGCACCAAAAGGGGCCGGACATGAAAACTAA
- the blaIII gene encoding class A beta-lactamase BlaIII yields the protein MFVLNKFFNISHYKKIVPVVLLSCVSLIGCSNSNTQSEPPKQANQANQIKQENTGNQSFAKLEKEYDAKLGIYALDTGTNQTVAYHSDDRFAFASTSKSLAVGALLRKNSLEALDQRITYTHEDLSNYNPITEKHVDTGMTLKELADASVRYSDSTAHNLILKQLGGPSEFEKILREMGDTVTTSERFEPELNEVHPGETHDTSTPEAIAKTLQSFTLGTALPIEKRELLVDWMKRNTTGDKLIRAGVPKGWEVADKTGAGSYGTRNDIAIIWPPNKKPIVLAILSNHDKEDAKYDDKLIADATKVVLNTLKATE from the coding sequence ATGTTCGTTTTAAACAAGTTCTTTAACATCTCACATTACAAAAAGATTGTGCCTGTAGTATTACTTTCATGTGTATCACTTATAGGCTGTTCCAATAGTAACACTCAATCTGAACCACCTAAACAAGCGAATCAAGCTAATCAAATTAAACAAGAAAATACAGGTAATCAATCTTTCGCTAAACTTGAAAAAGAATATGATGCTAAGCTTGGTATTTATGCACTGGACACAGGTACGAATCAAACTGTTGCTTATCATTCAGATGATCGTTTTGCATTTGCATCTACATCTAAATCATTAGCTGTGGGCGCTCTTTTACGCAAGAACTCATTAGAAGCTCTTGATCAAAGGATTACGTATACTCATGAAGATCTTTCTAATTATAATCCAATTACTGAAAAGCATGTTGATACAGGAATGACGTTAAAAGAACTTGCAGATGCTTCTGTTCGATATAGTGACAGCACAGCACATAATTTGATTCTTAAACAGTTAGGGGGGCCCTCTGAATTTGAAAAAATCTTGAGAGAAATGGGAGATACTGTTACTACTTCAGAACGATTTGAGCCTGAATTAAATGAAGTGCATCCAGGAGAAACACATGATACCAGTACACCAGAAGCGATAGCTAAGACACTTCAATCATTTACATTAGGAACTGCACTTCCAATAGAAAAACGTGAACTATTAGTAGATTGGATGAAGAGAAATACAACTGGAGATAAATTGATTCGTGCGGGCGTACCAAAAGGATGGGAAGTAGCTGATAAAACAGGCGCGGGATCTTACGGAACAAGAAATGATATCGCAATTATTTGGCCACCAAATAAAAAGCCGATTGTTCTTGCTATACTTTCTAATCATGATAAAGAAGATGCTAAATACGATGATAAACTTATTGCAGACGCAACCAAAGTCGTGTTAAATACCTTAAAAGCCACGGAATAA
- a CDS encoding MFS transporter — MAQAKSNRVAGNIFKGSVGNLIEWYDWYVYSAFAVYFSAEFFPKGDPTSQLLNTAAIFAVGFLMRPIGSLLMGRYADRHGRRAALTLSITVMAGGSLIIACTPSYESIGIMAPIILVLARLLQGLSLGGEYGTSATYLSEMASSGRRGFYSSFQYVTLVAGQMVALGVQIVLQQLLSEPDMKAWGWRIPFIIGAMGAVAVLWLRRTMDESEQFSKMESKNRENAGTIRALMKHPKAVLTVVGLTLGGTVAFYTYTTYLQKFMVNTVGLPKEIVSWINFVALLIFVVLQPIAGLLSDKIGRRPLLMAFGILGTLLTAPIFFFMEKTTEPMVAFLLMMVGLIIVTGYTSINAIVKAELFPTEIRALGVGLPYALTVAIFGGTAEFIALWLKSIGMESLFYFYVAGCIAISFITYWRMDESSKTSQIEAELNGGDKLANNKSS, encoded by the coding sequence ATGGCTCAAGCAAAATCTAACCGAGTCGCCGGCAATATCTTTAAAGGTTCCGTCGGCAATTTAATTGAATGGTACGACTGGTACGTTTACTCTGCTTTTGCTGTTTATTTTTCAGCAGAATTCTTTCCTAAAGGAGATCCAACGAGTCAGTTACTGAACACAGCAGCTATTTTCGCAGTTGGATTTTTAATGCGTCCTATCGGAAGTTTGCTAATGGGACGCTATGCGGATCGTCATGGACGCCGGGCAGCATTAACGCTTTCCATTACGGTTATGGCCGGTGGTTCTTTAATTATTGCCTGTACACCGAGTTACGAAAGCATCGGTATTATGGCGCCAATTATTTTAGTTCTTGCCCGTTTACTGCAAGGGTTGTCACTCGGCGGAGAGTATGGAACTTCCGCAACGTATTTATCTGAAATGGCTAGTAGTGGACGCCGTGGCTTTTATTCAAGTTTCCAATATGTAACGCTCGTTGCTGGACAGATGGTTGCGTTAGGCGTTCAAATTGTTCTTCAGCAATTACTAAGCGAACCAGATATGAAAGCTTGGGGATGGCGTATTCCATTCATTATTGGAGCAATGGGCGCAGTAGCTGTATTATGGCTTCGCCGTACGATGGATGAATCGGAGCAGTTCTCAAAAATGGAATCTAAAAACCGCGAAAACGCAGGAACAATTCGCGCTCTTATGAAGCATCCGAAAGCAGTATTAACTGTAGTCGGCCTAACACTTGGAGGCACTGTTGCATTCTATACGTACACAACATATTTACAAAAATTCATGGTAAACACAGTCGGTCTTCCGAAAGAAATTGTAAGCTGGATTAACTTTGTCGCACTTCTTATTTTCGTCGTACTTCAGCCGATTGCGGGGCTACTATCCGATAAAATTGGACGCCGCCCACTATTAATGGCTTTTGGTATTCTCGGAACGTTACTAACAGCACCGATCTTCTTCTTTATGGAAAAAACGACAGAACCAATGGTAGCATTCTTACTCATGATGGTCGGCCTCATTATCGTTACTGGTTACACTTCCATTAACGCAATTGTAAAAGCCGAACTCTTCCCAACTGAAATTCGCGCACTAGGCGTAGGTTTACCGTATGCACTAACAGTTGCGATATTCGGCGGAACAGCGGAATTTATCGCATTATGGCTAAAGAGTATCGGGATGGAATCACTATTCTATTTTTACGTAGCTGGATGTATCGCAATAAGCTTTATTACGTATTGGCGTATGGATGAGTCATCGAAGACTTCGCAGATTGAGGCGGAGCTTAATGGTGGAGATAAACTAGCTAATAATAAATCTAGTTAA
- a CDS encoding ABC transporter ATP-binding protein, protein MHEENLIEVRNLKKYFPIKKGLFGRKTEQLKAVDDLSFTIKKGETFGLVGESGCGKSTTGRSIIRLHDVTSGNILFDGKDIADLKESELKEYRKRMQIIFQDPYASLNPTMNVFQIISEPMNIHGSYTAEERKEIILDLLKKVGLKEEHLYRYPHEFSGGQRQRISIARALSVKPDFILCDEPISALDVSVQAQVVNMLQDIQEETGVTYLFIAHDLSMVRHISDRIGVMYLGNIVEIADSEDLYTKPAHPYTQALLSSMPEPDPTNTGKERIILQGEVPSPLNSPSGCKFRTRCKFATEKCAQEVPKMLEIAKGHEVACHLF, encoded by the coding sequence ATGCATGAAGAAAACTTAATTGAAGTTCGGAACTTAAAAAAGTATTTTCCTATTAAAAAAGGACTATTCGGCAGAAAAACAGAGCAATTAAAAGCAGTAGATGATCTTAGCTTCACAATTAAAAAGGGTGAAACATTCGGGCTAGTAGGAGAATCTGGCTGCGGAAAATCAACGACAGGAAGAAGCATCATTCGTTTACACGACGTTACTTCAGGTAACATCCTATTCGACGGAAAAGATATCGCAGATCTAAAAGAAAGTGAACTAAAAGAATATCGAAAACGAATGCAAATCATTTTCCAAGATCCATACGCATCATTAAATCCGACAATGAACGTATTCCAAATTATTAGCGAACCGATGAACATTCACGGATCTTACACAGCGGAAGAAAGAAAAGAAATCATTCTAGACCTTCTCAAAAAAGTAGGCCTAAAAGAAGAACACCTATATCGCTACCCGCACGAATTTAGCGGAGGACAAAGACAGCGCATAAGCATCGCGCGCGCACTATCTGTAAAACCAGACTTCATCCTATGTGACGAACCAATTTCAGCACTAGATGTCTCAGTCCAAGCACAAGTCGTAAACATGCTGCAGGATATTCAAGAAGAAACAGGCGTCACATACTTATTCATCGCCCATGACCTATCCATGGTAAGACACATATCAGACCGAATCGGAGTCATGTACCTAGGAAACATAGTAGAAATTGCCGACAGCGAAGACCTATACACAAAACCGGCACATCCATACACACAAGCACTACTCTCATCCATGCCAGAACCAGATCCAACAAACACAGGTAAAGAAAGGATCATTCTGCAAGGGGAAGTACCAAGCCCACTAAACTCACCATCCGGCTGCAAATTCAGAACAAGGTGTAAATTCGCCACTGAAAAATGCGCACAGGAAGTACCGAAGATGCTTGAGATTGCGAAGGGGCATGAGGTGGCTTGTCATTTGTTTTAG
- a CDS encoding ABC transporter ATP-binding protein encodes MSEKLLEVKNLKTSFFIEDGEVEAVRGVSFRLNKGEVVGIVGESGSGKSVMAKSVMSLVTSPGKVKEGEILFHNENILSKSEKELRSIRGNQISLISQDPMSALNPVVKIGKQMTEVIIRHQKVKKKEAEHIAVNLLKQVGLSSPEERVKQYPHELSGGMKQRVMIAMAMSCNPDLLIADEPTTALDVTIQAQILDLMKNLKNETNMSLLLITHDLGIVAQNCTRVIVMYGGLIMEEGPVLNIFQSPNHPYTKGLLNSLPKISNGVKERLAPIQGVTPNLLHPPKGCPFAERCPHKMDICEQERPPYFEIGNGRRSMCWLNDRAVGDSHA; translated from the coding sequence GTGTCTGAAAAACTATTAGAAGTGAAAAATTTAAAGACTTCTTTTTTCATAGAAGACGGAGAAGTTGAAGCGGTTCGCGGCGTTTCATTTCGCTTAAATAAAGGAGAAGTAGTTGGAATCGTTGGTGAGTCTGGAAGTGGAAAGAGCGTTATGGCGAAATCTGTTATGTCTCTTGTTACATCGCCAGGGAAAGTGAAAGAGGGAGAGATTCTATTTCACAATGAAAACATACTTTCAAAATCTGAAAAAGAATTGCGTTCTATTAGAGGAAATCAAATTTCACTTATATCTCAAGATCCAATGTCGGCATTAAATCCAGTTGTGAAAATTGGAAAGCAGATGACGGAAGTAATTATTCGGCATCAAAAAGTGAAAAAGAAAGAAGCAGAGCACATCGCAGTCAACTTGTTAAAACAAGTCGGTCTTTCTTCACCGGAAGAAAGGGTGAAACAATATCCGCATGAACTAAGCGGCGGTATGAAGCAGCGGGTTATGATCGCAATGGCGATGTCTTGTAATCCAGACCTCCTCATTGCGGACGAACCGACGACAGCGCTTGATGTAACGATACAAGCACAAATACTAGATTTAATGAAAAACTTAAAAAATGAAACGAATATGTCGTTACTTCTTATTACGCATGATCTTGGAATTGTTGCGCAAAACTGTACACGCGTTATCGTAATGTACGGCGGACTTATTATGGAAGAAGGACCTGTACTTAATATTTTCCAATCGCCGAATCATCCATATACGAAAGGGCTATTAAACTCTCTACCAAAAATATCGAACGGCGTAAAAGAAAGACTAGCGCCAATTCAAGGTGTAACACCAAACTTATTACACCCGCCGAAAGGATGCCCATTCGCAGAGCGTTGCCCACATAAAATGGACATTTGTGAACAAGAACGTCCGCCATATTTTGAAATCGGAAACGGAAGGCGCTCTATGTGCTGGCTAAATGATAGGGCGGTAGGTGATTCCCATGCATGA